Proteins co-encoded in one Abyssibacter profundi genomic window:
- the recA gene encoding recombinase RecA: MDENRKKALAAALTQIERQFGKGSVMRMGDAGASRDIASVSTGSLTLDVALGIGGLPRGRVVEIYGPESSGKTTLTLHCVAETQKAGGTAAFIDAEHALDPQYAAKLGVNVDDLLVSQPDTGEQALEIADMLVRSNAVDIVVVDSVAALVPKAEIEGEMGDSHVGLQARLMSQALRKLTGNIKRSNTIVIFINQIRMKIGVMFGSPETTTGGNALKFYSSVRMDIRRIGSVKKGDEVIGNQTRVKVVKNKMAPPFRQAEFEILYNEGVSRLGELIDLGVANNIIDKSGSWYSYGSDRIGQGKENTRVYLKEHPEMAEEIEAKVRAILLPKQNPELAEAEAAEG; this comes from the coding sequence ATGGATGAGAATCGTAAGAAGGCTTTGGCCGCCGCGCTAACCCAGATCGAGCGCCAGTTCGGTAAGGGGTCCGTGATGCGGATGGGCGATGCCGGTGCATCGCGGGATATCGCCTCGGTCTCCACCGGCTCACTGACGCTGGACGTGGCCCTGGGCATAGGTGGCCTGCCACGTGGTCGCGTCGTCGAAATCTACGGACCGGAGTCTTCCGGTAAGACCACGCTAACGCTGCACTGCGTGGCCGAGACACAGAAGGCCGGTGGCACGGCCGCGTTCATCGATGCCGAGCACGCGCTGGACCCGCAGTACGCCGCCAAGCTGGGCGTGAATGTTGATGACCTGCTGGTCAGCCAGCCCGACACGGGTGAGCAGGCGCTGGAGATTGCCGACATGCTCGTGCGTTCCAACGCCGTCGACATCGTGGTCGTCGACTCGGTGGCCGCCCTGGTCCCCAAGGCGGAAATCGAAGGCGAGATGGGTGATTCCCATGTCGGCTTGCAGGCACGGCTCATGAGCCAGGCGCTGCGCAAGCTCACGGGCAACATCAAGCGCTCGAACACCATCGTCATTTTCATCAACCAGATCCGTATGAAGATCGGTGTCATGTTCGGCAGCCCGGAAACCACCACCGGTGGTAATGCGCTGAAGTTCTACTCCTCCGTGCGCATGGATATTCGCCGCATCGGTTCGGTGAAGAAGGGCGACGAGGTCATTGGCAACCAGACGCGCGTGAAGGTCGTCAAGAACAAGATGGCCCCACCATTCCGTCAGGCGGAGTTCGAAATTCTCTACAACGAGGGTGTGTCCCGCCTGGGCGAACTCATTGATCTGGGTGTCGCCAACAACATCATCGACAAGTCCGGTTCCTGGTACAGCTACGGCAGCGACCGGATCGGCCAGGGCAAGGAAAACACCCGCGTGTACCTCAAGGAGCACCCGGAGATGGCCGAGGAAATCGAGGCCAAGGTTCGCGCAATTCTGCTGCCCAAGCAGAACCCCGAGCTGGCAGAGGCGGAAGCCGCCGAAGGTTGA
- a CDS encoding regulatory protein RecX, protein MTAEPATADVVRDKAVALLAAREHSARELRQKLRKRYQDHDLIDEVIQQLVEAGYQSDARFTEARVRASLARGHGPMKIRALLREAGIDSHLVDAAIEEAAPDWRDLAREALLSKFGPSPASDQRETARRARFLASRGYPSSVIGDLLLG, encoded by the coding sequence ATGACGGCTGAACCCGCAACCGCTGATGTCGTACGCGACAAGGCGGTTGCGCTGCTGGCGGCTCGCGAGCATTCCGCTCGCGAGCTGCGGCAGAAATTGCGAAAGCGCTACCAGGATCACGACCTCATCGATGAGGTGATCCAGCAACTCGTGGAGGCGGGCTACCAGTCCGATGCCCGCTTTACCGAAGCGCGGGTGCGGGCCTCGCTAGCCAGAGGCCACGGGCCGATGAAAATACGAGCCTTGCTGCGCGAAGCCGGTATCGATAGTCACCTGGTTGATGCGGCCATTGAGGAAGCGGCACCCGACTGGCGAGACTTGGCCCGCGAAGCGCTGCTTTCCAAGTTCGGACCATCGCCGGCCAGTGACCAACGCGAGACCGCTCGACGTGCCCGGTTCCTGGCCAGCCGGGGGTATCCCTCCAGCGTGATTGGCGACCTGTTGCTGGGGTAG